A genomic stretch from Lathyrus oleraceus cultivar Zhongwan6 chromosome 2, CAAS_Psat_ZW6_1.0, whole genome shotgun sequence includes:
- the LOC127123162 gene encoding transcription factor GTE3, chloroplastic-like encodes MSDNTKPSSLEASNTNPSSLTTSMSHNTKPSSSTTPNTNPSNTQPRKRLIIKLSYPPGSRKRDSDSCATDENKRRKIQDSVKPTISCYWVDSNYQTKSTALSQPKNNGNVVENKKIIKNQVSNTIPLSQPKDNDNVVEDKKMIKNPLSKTTPLSQPKDNMKDSVTRGEECGLKKAMECVKRRQCWLILKRMLVDRDGWDLKDPPKIAKPNKCKIKAIGLKEIERKMRLYATEDEFASDMKLVFSNAMVTYPPRNHIYQIAKKFSDTFEHKWKSLKNMWELEDTKRSNTHKRY; translated from the coding sequence TCTTCCTTAACTACATCCATGTCACATAACACCAAACCTTCTTCCTCAACAACACCCAACACTAACCCTTCGAACACACAACCTCGTAAAAGACTTATCATCAAGCTCAGTTATCCTCCTGGTTCAAGAAAACGCGATTCAGATTCTTGTGCCACAGATGAAAACAAGAGAAGGAAGATTCAAGATTCTGTAAAACCAACCATATCCTGTTATTGGGTTGATTCAAATTATCAAACCAAATCAACAGCTTTGTCTCAACCAAAGAATAATGGCAATGTTGTTGAAAACAAGAAGATCATCAAGAACCAAGTTTCCAACACAATACCTTTGTCTCAACCAAAGGATAATGACAATGTTGTTGAAGACAAGAAGATGATCAAGAACCCACTTTCCAAAACAACACCTTTGTCTCAACCAAAGGATAACATGAAGGATTCTGTGACAAGAGGTGAAGAATGTGGGTTGAAGAAAGCGATGGAGTGTGTTAAGAGGAGGCAATGTTGGTTGATATTGAAGAGGATGTTGGTAGACAGAGATGGTTGGGATTTGAAAGATCCTCCAAAAATAGCAAAGCCTAATAAGTGTAAGATAAAGGCAATAGGTTTGAAGGAAATAGAGAGAAAAATGAGGTTGTATGCAACAGAGGATGAGTTTGCTAGCGACATGAAGCTTGTGTTCTCTAATGCAATGGTAACGTATCCTCCAAGGAATCATATTTACCAAATTGCAAAAAAGTTTAGTGACACTTTTGAACACAAATGGAAGTCATTGAAGAATATGTGGGAACTTGAGGATACAAAAAGAAGCAACACTCACAAGAGATACTAA